The region CTCCATGTTTTTTACTTGCCATTTTATCAAAAAATTTAATTGTATTTTCTTTATAATTTACAGATTTATTTGAGTTCAAATTATTCTCCTTTTTACTTTTTTATAGAGAACCAATGAGTAATTGCAGGAATATTCCCAGGATTCCTATATTTATGAGGTGTATTTTTCTTTATATAAATTGAATCCCCTTCTTTTAATTTATAAATTTTTCTATTAGAAAGGTTTATCTCTAATTCTCCTTTGATAACTATTCCAATTTCATCGTGAGAATGACTCCATCTTACATTTTCGGATGTACATTTAGGATTAATTACAACATAACTACCATTAATTTCAGAATTATCAGGAATTAAATTATAGTATTTAGTTCCTTCTTTATTTGAAGTAAATAATAATTTTCTATCTTCTGATTTTAAAGTTATGACAGACTCTCTATCCTCTTTTAAAAGATCTATTAAACTTATATCCAAAACTTTACATATTAACTGAAGGTTAGCTATAGATGGACTATTTATATTTCTTTCTAAATTGCTAATAAACCCAACAGAGAGACCTGTTTTTTCAGAAAGTTCTTTTATAGATAAGCCTTTATCTTTTCTTAAGTTTTTGATTTTTTCAGATATTTCCACTAGTTAACTCCTATTCATATTTTTTATTTATTATATCATAAAAATAACTATAACTCAAAAATTCATAATTATGAATAAAATATTCACTATTTTGTTGATATTTTTTTTATTTTATGTTAATATCTCTTTATAATATTAATATTACAGACAAATATATCTAGAAAGGACTAAAATATGCTACTAAGTTTTTTATTTTCATCTTTAATTATTGCAGCAACACCAGGAATTGCAACAATCTATGTTTTAAATAATTCAGCTTCTTTAGGAAGAAAAGAAGGTATTTTATCAGCTTTAGGAATAATGACTGGCGGAATGATTTATAATATTATTGCAGCAATTGGATTATCTTCAATTTTATATGTATTTCCTAACATGCTCAGTATTATAA is a window of Cetobacterium somerae ATCC BAA-474 DNA encoding:
- a CDS encoding helix-turn-helix domain-containing protein, producing the protein MEISEKIKNLRKDKGLSIKELSEKTGLSVGFISNLERNINSPSIANLQLICKVLDISLIDLLKEDRESVITLKSEDRKLLFTSNKEGTKYYNLIPDNSEINGSYVVINPKCTSENVRWSHSHDEIGIVIKGELEINLSNRKIYKLKEGDSIYIKKNTPHKYRNPGNIPAITHWFSIKK